A region from the Streptomyces lydicus genome encodes:
- a CDS encoding Hpt domain-containing protein, which produces MPTTPVLNPQVVQELVDSLEAPFVIELVNTFLEDSPQLVDQIHQGIQGNETEQVHRAAHTLKSLSKTFGLEQLGPLCQELEKLSAHGELSEGAKSAAKDTETAYRHARQALADIRQELVPVTAHSSRPRES; this is translated from the coding sequence ATGCCAACCACACCCGTGCTGAATCCGCAGGTCGTGCAGGAGCTGGTGGACTCGCTCGAAGCTCCGTTCGTCATAGAGCTCGTCAACACGTTCTTGGAAGACTCTCCCCAACTGGTCGACCAGATCCACCAGGGGATCCAGGGCAACGAGACAGAACAGGTACACCGTGCCGCGCACACGCTGAAATCGCTCAGCAAGACTTTCGGGCTCGAGCAACTGGGGCCGTTGTGTCAGGAGCTGGAGAAACTCTCAGCGCACGGCGAACTTTCCGAGGGCGCGAAGTCGGCAGCAAAGGACACCGAAACCGCCTACCGGCACGCTCGACAGGCTCTGGCGGACATTCGGCAGGAGCTTGTCCCCGTGACGGCGCACAGCAGCCGGCCACGGGAGAGCTGA
- a CDS encoding response regulator, which translates to MKRSVGRRVSVSLRTLVRVFVVVNALLLAVVLTLSVGAVQSMQDAARAESRRSESLRLADELRQTSDDLTRMARTYAVTGESRYRHYFAEILAIRDGKAPRPEQYDRVYWDVVTDTGRRPTASGPAVSFDMLATRAGFTGQELSLLKTARSRSDALARIEEAAFAEIDRTAGTSRAAAGRDRAAALLYGADYHHAKAQIMQPIGRVFELVDVRTHRETAQVVGRATAFSSAAVGVALVMLCGMAVVAVVARRAIIRPVTMLDRATARIAEGDLRVRAPVGGVSEISALASRFNGMAERVRLRTGELELLQRVAVTANEAADLTEATRVVLDLVCGYTGWQVGHAYWLAPDAARAEGAKLVPSQIWHSDDSGKFRAFRQAREVSPLIPGKGLPGRVFTSGKAAWIVDVTKTPEFSGFGHADDIGVHAAMGFPVLVGDEVVAVLEFFSFQPAEPDGALLDLMGNIGAQLGRVMDRMRAETAARNVNLLLESTAEGIYATDLQGDCTFVNKAAAEILGYEPDSLVGKHMHELCSHAHRNGLLWSIEECPICAAYRTGLGRQTEGEMFRRRNGAVFPVACTSYPISEKGEVRGAVVAFSDVTAQRRAEEALQQAKEAAESANNAKSAFLATMSHEIRTPMNTIIGMTGLLLDTELDHEQRDFAGIVRESAGALLTLINDILDFSKIEAGKLKLEHQPFHVGECAEAALELVAAQAAAKNIELACLVDPDAPEGMVGDVTRLRQVLLNLLSNAVKFTERGEIVVTVKAEPLADAGAGPAASPRYRWRFAVRDTGIGIAPNRIEGLFDLFSQVDVSTTRRYGGTGLGLAISKRLCELMGGTIFVSSRQGEGSTFRFTVEGGTAAVRRRGRVPEARPELAGKRVLVIGGSAVNRQILMTQMASWGIQPITTESPTEALEWLSAGAQFDLGILDAKMPERKGPTLTETIQATQQHRSIPLIMLTSLGQQRNDLPNSQIAAYLTKPIRSSQLFDAIISVFTGQLAGAVSAVERAPGTHRSAPPGTLRILVAEDHAVNQRLAVLLLDKLGYRADVASTGLEVLAALERQSYDVILMDVQMPEMDGLEATQRIRSRWPGEGRPYIVAVTANAMEGDRGPCIEAGMDDYLTKPINLKELGNALARCARRGERTHGDFGSSG; encoded by the coding sequence ATGAAGCGTTCTGTGGGGCGGCGTGTGAGCGTGTCGCTCCGAACGCTCGTGCGTGTTTTCGTCGTGGTCAATGCCCTATTGCTTGCCGTTGTGCTTACCCTGAGCGTGGGTGCTGTGCAGAGCATGCAGGACGCTGCACGGGCCGAGAGCCGGCGGTCGGAATCGCTGCGCCTGGCCGACGAACTGCGCCAGACCTCCGATGACCTGACCCGCATGGCAAGGACGTACGCCGTCACCGGAGAGTCACGTTACCGGCACTACTTCGCCGAGATCCTGGCTATTCGTGACGGTAAAGCCCCGCGCCCCGAGCAGTACGACCGTGTCTACTGGGATGTGGTCACCGACACCGGACGGCGTCCCACTGCCTCTGGACCGGCCGTCAGCTTCGATATGCTGGCCACGCGGGCAGGGTTCACCGGTCAAGAGTTGAGCCTGCTCAAGACGGCGCGGTCGCGCTCCGACGCTCTGGCGCGAATCGAAGAGGCAGCCTTCGCCGAGATCGACAGAACCGCCGGAACTTCCAGGGCGGCCGCCGGCCGGGACAGGGCTGCCGCACTGCTCTACGGCGCGGATTACCATCACGCCAAGGCTCAGATCATGCAACCGATAGGACGCGTGTTCGAGCTGGTTGACGTGCGTACACACCGAGAAACCGCGCAGGTGGTCGGCCGGGCGACTGCATTCTCGTCGGCAGCGGTCGGCGTCGCACTGGTGATGCTGTGCGGTATGGCGGTCGTCGCGGTTGTGGCGCGGCGAGCGATCATCCGTCCGGTCACCATGCTCGACCGCGCTACCGCGCGCATCGCCGAGGGCGACTTGCGTGTGCGAGCGCCAGTCGGGGGCGTGAGCGAGATCAGCGCACTCGCCTCGCGCTTTAACGGCATGGCTGAGCGGGTGCGGCTCCGAACCGGAGAGCTTGAGCTGCTTCAACGCGTCGCGGTCACCGCCAACGAGGCCGCTGACCTGACTGAGGCGACACGGGTTGTCCTCGACCTTGTCTGCGGCTACACCGGCTGGCAGGTGGGCCATGCATACTGGCTCGCCCCTGATGCGGCACGGGCCGAGGGCGCCAAGCTGGTCCCCTCACAGATCTGGCACTCCGATGACTCTGGCAAATTTCGAGCGTTCCGCCAGGCGAGGGAAGTCAGCCCGCTGATCCCGGGAAAGGGGTTGCCCGGACGTGTATTTACCAGCGGTAAGGCTGCGTGGATCGTCGATGTGACCAAGACCCCCGAGTTCTCCGGATTCGGACATGCGGACGACATCGGTGTGCATGCCGCCATGGGATTCCCCGTGCTGGTGGGCGACGAAGTCGTCGCCGTGCTGGAATTTTTCTCATTCCAGCCGGCCGAGCCCGACGGGGCATTGCTCGACCTGATGGGAAACATAGGCGCGCAGCTCGGCCGGGTCATGGACCGTATGCGTGCAGAGACTGCGGCACGCAACGTCAATTTGTTGCTGGAATCGACCGCCGAAGGTATCTACGCTACCGACCTCCAAGGAGACTGCACGTTCGTTAACAAGGCGGCAGCCGAGATACTGGGATACGAACCCGACTCCCTGGTCGGCAAGCACATGCACGAGCTGTGCAGCCACGCCCACCGCAACGGTCTTCTCTGGTCGATCGAGGAATGTCCGATCTGTGCGGCGTATCGGACCGGTCTTGGGCGCCAGACCGAGGGTGAGATGTTCAGAAGGCGCAATGGAGCTGTCTTTCCTGTAGCTTGCACCTCTTACCCGATCAGTGAGAAGGGGGAGGTCCGTGGGGCGGTTGTCGCCTTCTCGGATGTCACAGCCCAGAGACGCGCCGAGGAGGCGCTGCAGCAGGCGAAGGAGGCAGCCGAGAGCGCCAACAACGCCAAGAGTGCTTTCCTGGCGACGATGAGCCACGAGATCCGCACCCCGATGAACACGATCATCGGCATGACCGGACTACTGCTCGACACGGAACTCGACCACGAGCAGCGCGACTTTGCCGGCATCGTCCGTGAGAGCGCGGGGGCCCTGCTCACGCTGATCAATGACATCCTCGACTTCTCGAAGATCGAGGCCGGTAAACTCAAGCTTGAGCACCAGCCGTTCCATGTCGGCGAATGCGCTGAGGCCGCGCTCGAACTCGTGGCTGCCCAGGCAGCCGCGAAGAACATTGAGTTGGCCTGCCTCGTTGACCCGGACGCGCCCGAGGGCATGGTGGGTGACGTCACCCGCCTCCGGCAGGTGCTGCTCAATCTGCTGAGTAACGCGGTGAAATTCACCGAACGAGGCGAGATAGTGGTTACGGTGAAGGCTGAGCCTCTGGCAGATGCTGGCGCCGGGCCGGCCGCGTCTCCGCGGTATCGATGGCGCTTTGCTGTGCGGGATACCGGAATCGGCATCGCGCCCAATCGAATCGAAGGATTGTTTGATCTGTTCAGTCAGGTCGATGTCTCAACGACCCGCCGCTACGGTGGCACCGGTCTTGGCCTGGCCATCTCAAAGCGCCTGTGCGAACTCATGGGCGGGACGATATTTGTATCCAGTCGGCAAGGTGAGGGCTCGACGTTCCGTTTCACCGTCGAGGGTGGGACCGCAGCCGTCCGGCGGCGCGGCCGTGTGCCGGAGGCAAGGCCGGAACTGGCGGGAAAGCGGGTGCTCGTTATCGGTGGAAGCGCGGTCAACCGTCAGATCCTGATGACACAGATGGCGTCATGGGGCATACAGCCGATTACCACCGAGTCACCGACCGAAGCGCTCGAGTGGCTTTCGGCCGGAGCTCAATTCGACCTCGGAATCCTTGACGCAAAGATGCCGGAGAGGAAGGGACCCACCCTCACCGAAACCATACAGGCCACCCAGCAGCATCGCTCCATCCCGCTCATCATGCTGACTTCGCTCGGTCAGCAGCGCAACGACCTCCCCAATTCCCAGATAGCCGCCTACCTGACGAAGCCGATCAGGTCGTCCCAGCTCTTTGACGCCATCATCAGCGTCTTCACAGGGCAGTTGGCCGGTGCTGTGTCTGCTGTGGAGCGCGCGCCTGGAACGCATCGGAGCGCGCCCCCGGGAACTTTGCGGATCCTCGTCGCAGAAGACCACGCGGTCAATCAGCGGCTGGCAGTACTGCTGCTGGACAAACTCGGATACCGAGCCGACGTCGCGAGCACTGGTCTGGAGGTATTGGCGGCGCTCGAACGTCAATCCTACGACGTGATACTCATGGACGTGCAGATGCCAGAGATGGATGGACTGGAGGCAACCCAGCGCATCCGCTCGCGTTGGCCGGGCGAGGGTCGCCCATACATCGTCGCAGTTACTGCCAACGCAATGGAGGGCGATCGGGGGCCTTGCATCGAAGCCGGGATGGATGACTACCTCACCAAGCCCATCAATCTCAAGGAGCTGGGCAATGCACTCGCCCGCTGTGCACGCCGGGGCGAGCGCACTCATGGTGACTTCGGCTCGTCAGGTTGA
- a CDS encoding ATP-binding protein has protein sequence MERTGGLYERDTEISALTGLVTLAQAGRGGLAAVEGPAGVGKSSLLAQIRTIAAPPTFCVATARGIELEREFSFSVVRQLLEPLLAAETPERREQLLSGAAGQAAPVFGPVTADGTIAERDFAVRHGLLWLTCNLCDQQPLVLVVDDVHWADVASLRFFLHLLPRLDTLKLCIVVALRPNVPAADRHLLDRMITDPSCQVLRPKALSAAAASSLVREEFARAAPGEQVQDAFLAACYSATGGNPLLLKETAATLLAEHVAPRAANATQVTTLGPRAVARWVSLWIHRLPAQDLALARAVAILGGDVPLEQAAALAELPLSAAMQATTDLQRIELLRVGSGQGPSKLIGYAHPVVQAAIYQAIAPEQLCAAHRRAADLLSRTGAEAEKAAAHVLRVPPAGEPELLSILLRAARDARSRGSPHAAVTYLRRGLSEASIPNERLEVLHQLGSTLQLTDTDASVSYLRQALPLAGNVRHRAAIASLLGNGLLLSQRIPEALEVWRQALAQLPPDAPDLTARLQADILSVPLFEPAAPDIRQDILREVGEQRLLEPGPSLGGKLLDCVIAGHDAVVGDPRAVPRALRAIQDGELLQQAIGTTSLALAWWVLICADRSEALASLDQAVTQAYKEGSTSTLTAALTYRALARLARGTLTEAEADAREAVHAVETAGISLHRLLLGPFLADILIERGSLDQAEQALDWALEGEAVPLTGLIHHLLLSRARLLRLRAKPEDALQAVLAAGEAFVAAGGQNPAVLPWQSEAALCLHQLDREEEAQALALEELRLAREWGAPLARGRALRIAGLVHRGQKGMAFLEQAVDRLRFSPARLEHAKATAEHGAVLRRAGRRTDARRVLNEACDIASRCRAQPLVQQINTELKACGARPRSALAVGIEALTPSERRVVELAAAGRSNREIAQTLFVTHKTVEAHLASSYRKLDISSRRQLAEQLPGPAQVGSAPKRNHSPGSHEIK, from the coding sequence GTGGAGCGGACCGGCGGTCTGTACGAGCGCGACACCGAGATCAGCGCTCTCACCGGCCTGGTCACACTGGCCCAGGCTGGACGAGGGGGACTCGCTGCTGTCGAAGGGCCGGCGGGCGTCGGCAAGAGCAGCCTGCTCGCTCAGATCCGCACGATCGCTGCGCCGCCCACGTTCTGTGTGGCTACCGCCCGCGGTATCGAACTGGAGCGGGAGTTCTCCTTCAGTGTCGTGCGACAGTTGCTCGAGCCGCTGCTGGCTGCCGAAACTCCTGAGCGACGCGAACAGCTGCTATCCGGCGCGGCCGGCCAGGCCGCTCCCGTCTTCGGACCGGTCACCGCTGACGGCACCATCGCCGAGCGTGACTTTGCAGTCCGTCACGGACTGCTGTGGCTCACTTGCAACCTGTGCGACCAGCAACCCTTGGTGCTGGTGGTGGACGACGTTCACTGGGCGGACGTCGCTTCACTGCGGTTCTTCCTCCACCTGCTGCCACGACTGGACACCCTCAAGCTGTGCATCGTCGTGGCCCTGCGCCCCAACGTGCCCGCAGCGGACCGGCACCTGCTGGATCGGATGATCACCGACCCCAGCTGCCAGGTGCTGCGCCCGAAGGCGCTGAGTGCAGCTGCTGCCTCCAGCCTGGTGCGAGAGGAGTTCGCCAGGGCCGCGCCAGGAGAGCAGGTGCAGGATGCCTTCCTGGCCGCCTGCTACAGCGCCACAGGAGGAAACCCCCTGCTGCTCAAGGAGACGGCTGCCACCTTGCTGGCCGAGCATGTCGCGCCGCGTGCCGCGAATGCCACGCAGGTCACCACTCTGGGGCCGCGCGCTGTCGCCCGCTGGGTGTCGTTGTGGATTCATCGCCTCCCGGCCCAGGACCTGGCGCTTGCCCGGGCGGTGGCCATTCTGGGTGGGGACGTTCCCCTGGAGCAGGCCGCGGCACTGGCGGAGCTGCCCTTGAGTGCGGCGATGCAAGCCACGACTGACCTACAGCGCATCGAGCTGCTCCGTGTCGGATCCGGGCAGGGGCCGTCCAAGCTGATCGGCTACGCCCATCCAGTGGTCCAGGCTGCGATCTATCAGGCCATCGCCCCTGAGCAACTCTGTGCCGCACACCGTCGAGCCGCCGACCTGCTCTCCCGGACCGGAGCCGAGGCGGAGAAGGCAGCCGCGCACGTGCTGCGCGTGCCGCCCGCCGGGGAGCCCGAGCTGCTCTCGATCCTGCTGCGTGCCGCACGCGATGCCCGCAGCCGAGGTTCTCCTCATGCCGCCGTGACCTACCTTCGGCGGGGCCTCAGCGAGGCGTCGATCCCCAACGAGCGCCTGGAGGTCCTGCATCAGCTGGGGAGCACCTTGCAGCTCACTGACACCGATGCCTCCGTGAGCTATCTGCGGCAAGCCCTGCCCCTGGCAGGCAACGTCCGTCACCGGGCCGCGATCGCCAGCCTCCTGGGCAACGGACTGCTGCTGTCCCAGCGCATTCCCGAAGCGCTGGAGGTGTGGCGCCAGGCCCTGGCCCAGCTGCCGCCCGATGCCCCGGACCTCACCGCCAGGCTGCAGGCCGACATCCTCTCCGTCCCCCTCTTCGAACCGGCCGCCCCCGACATCCGGCAGGACATCCTGCGCGAGGTGGGCGAGCAGCGGCTGCTGGAGCCAGGGCCCTCCCTGGGAGGAAAACTCCTGGATTGCGTGATCGCCGGGCACGATGCCGTCGTCGGCGACCCCCGCGCTGTTCCGCGGGCGCTGCGGGCCATACAGGACGGGGAACTGCTTCAGCAGGCCATCGGCACAACATCACTGGCCCTGGCGTGGTGGGTGCTGATCTGCGCTGACCGGTCAGAAGCACTCGCCAGCCTGGACCAGGCAGTTACACAGGCCTACAAAGAAGGATCAACCAGCACCCTGACTGCCGCCCTGACCTACCGCGCGCTGGCCCGGTTGGCCAGGGGCACCCTGACCGAAGCGGAAGCCGATGCCCGCGAAGCCGTTCACGCTGTCGAGACTGCCGGCATCAGCCTGCACCGCCTGCTCCTCGGCCCCTTCCTGGCCGACATCCTCATTGAGCGAGGCAGCCTGGACCAAGCCGAGCAAGCGCTGGACTGGGCTCTGGAAGGCGAGGCGGTTCCTCTCACAGGCCTCATCCATCACCTGCTGCTGAGCCGTGCCCGCCTGCTGCGCCTGCGGGCGAAGCCGGAAGACGCCCTCCAGGCTGTATTGGCCGCAGGAGAGGCCTTCGTCGCGGCCGGTGGGCAGAACCCCGCGGTCCTGCCGTGGCAGTCCGAGGCCGCGCTATGTTTGCATCAGCTGGACCGGGAAGAGGAAGCGCAGGCGCTGGCTCTGGAAGAACTGCGACTGGCCCGCGAGTGGGGCGCGCCCCTGGCCCGCGGACGAGCCTTGCGCATCGCCGGTCTCGTTCACCGCGGCCAGAAAGGGATGGCTTTCCTTGAGCAGGCCGTCGACCGGCTCCGGTTTTCGCCGGCCCGCCTGGAACACGCCAAGGCAACCGCGGAACACGGCGCTGTGCTACGCCGCGCCGGCCGACGCACGGACGCCCGGCGCGTCCTGAACGAGGCCTGCGACATTGCCTCTCGCTGCCGCGCACAGCCGCTCGTGCAACAGATCAACACCGAGCTCAAGGCTTGCGGTGCCCGCCCCCGCAGCGCTCTTGCTGTTGGAATCGAGGCCCTTACCCCCAGTGAACGGCGGGTCGTGGAGTTGGCCGCCGCCGGCAGATCCAACCGCGAGATCGCCCAAACCCTGTTCGTCACGCACAAGACCGTCGAGGCCCATCTGGCCAGTTCCTATCGCAAACTCGACATCAGCAGCCGGCGCCAGCTGGCCGAGCAGCTCCCCGGCCCGGCCCAGGTGGGGTCTGCTCCGAAGCGCAACCACAGCCCGGGTTCACATGAGATCAAATGA
- a CDS encoding response regulator: MKRRHAAVTGVGPDEPWAHPRQSHEIPREERRRRFRPRIWHKLAAIWVAFMLPLVLATFFLLNQQNSGINFVRDELAGTQYLRPLSALIEDVLQHRTLSRRATKEPSAAHQARLLEKRIDVLFSDMTAVNHRLGKRLHTTHGEMAGAGRTAQLPSAMADQWAKIKATHSPRTAAAADTRLISHLLQQFSYIGDTSKIILDPDLDTYYTMAGLLLTGPRLMERISTLGDTADARLRDGSLNSADRRELTQTAGFLAQDTTELRRQLDRAFESTGAFNKNKQLRPVLAPLLRSAEQSTGALNRATAGQAVRPVSPSVTADRYATLASRASQANSSLWRAMFDQEDVMLRARLDGFTERRAIAFGAIGAAMVTTATIAALMSRRITRNVSEVSRASHILAEGDLTRRAGVSSQDEIGEMAIAFNAMADRLQESYEAVEQQVRHRTAELKRRTDSLSLLQAVSAAANEATNRDEALSTVLRLVCRHMGWPVGQAYPVVSKGAEGTPELGPPVGQHVEEQAVAAMQRRRFTVGPSSAARAALALREPVCQPVATENGITFGSAEEPCIAGVIAFPVMTDNEVAVVLEFFTTESSPLSESTRTLIANLTTQLGRVEERQRAVALRLSMEAAQSANRAKSAFLATMSHEIRTPMNAVIGMTELLLDTSLTAEQHNFAEVVRNSADNLLAITNDILDFSKFEAGKFDLEDIPLNLGECVESAFDVIMTRADEKENLELRHVIDPRLPDEVLGDGVRIRQILINLLDNAVKFTQSGEVVLYVRYFSGNHSDSGTSGRKGFLLHFTISDTGIGIPPDRIEKLFRPFEQLDSSTTRRFGGTGLGLAISRRLAELMGGSIWAESEVGQGSKFHFTIRTREVPEEMRRQDVKDTIQLTAKRLLIVDGNPTDRMILTRQAEAWGMRVRETGFPYEAAQWISRGDPFDVAILNMQMPDMDGVVLARQIRRYRDAKALPLMLMTSLGEPDASAEDMDMFFAHHTKPVKAALLHADLCQILLEKQASSPASPQPTQQAHSGMTALRILLAEDNSVNRQLALRMLQKLGYTADAVENGVDAVNTLRKEKYDVVLMDVHMPMMSGLEAARKIHQELPTHRRPRIVALTASAMVEDYEACLAAGMDDFISKPLHLNDLRSVLDNCTPLASGAPDGPHADG; encoded by the coding sequence ATGAAGCGCCGCCACGCTGCGGTGACCGGCGTGGGCCCGGATGAACCCTGGGCGCACCCGCGGCAATCGCACGAGATACCGCGCGAAGAGAGACGGCGGCGGTTCAGGCCACGGATATGGCATAAACTCGCTGCTATCTGGGTGGCGTTTATGCTCCCTCTGGTACTCGCAACTTTCTTCCTCCTGAATCAGCAGAACTCAGGGATCAATTTTGTCCGCGATGAATTGGCGGGGACGCAGTACCTGCGCCCCCTGAGCGCTCTGATTGAAGACGTATTGCAGCACCGGACGCTGTCTCGTCGTGCCACAAAGGAACCGTCAGCCGCGCATCAGGCACGGCTGCTGGAAAAGCGGATCGACGTGCTGTTTTCCGACATGACTGCCGTGAACCATCGGTTGGGGAAGCGTCTGCATACCACGCACGGCGAGATGGCCGGTGCCGGCAGGACGGCACAGCTACCGTCGGCCATGGCCGACCAGTGGGCCAAGATCAAGGCCACCCACTCGCCGCGGACCGCGGCAGCGGCCGACACCCGACTCATTTCCCACCTGCTACAGCAGTTCTCCTACATAGGCGACACATCCAAGATCATTCTCGACCCGGACTTGGACACCTACTACACCATGGCCGGTCTACTCCTCACCGGGCCCAGACTGATGGAACGGATTTCCACCCTCGGCGACACCGCAGATGCACGGCTGCGTGACGGCTCCCTCAACTCGGCCGATCGGAGAGAGCTCACACAGACAGCGGGGTTCCTGGCCCAGGACACCACCGAACTACGCAGACAGCTCGACAGAGCCTTTGAAAGCACTGGTGCGTTCAATAAAAACAAGCAGCTTCGGCCTGTCCTGGCCCCACTGCTGCGCAGTGCGGAACAGAGTACGGGTGCGCTGAACAGGGCAACAGCTGGCCAAGCCGTTCGCCCCGTGAGCCCGTCGGTGACAGCCGACCGGTATGCGACATTGGCTTCTCGGGCTTCACAGGCGAACTCGTCGCTATGGCGAGCCATGTTCGACCAGGAAGACGTGATGCTGCGGGCCCGGCTGGACGGTTTCACGGAACGCCGGGCGATTGCGTTCGGCGCCATCGGCGCGGCAATGGTCACGACGGCGACGATCGCGGCACTCATGTCCCGGCGCATCACCCGCAATGTGTCTGAGGTGTCCAGGGCCTCGCACATCCTCGCTGAAGGCGACCTGACACGGCGGGCCGGAGTAAGCAGCCAGGACGAGATCGGCGAAATGGCAATCGCATTCAACGCAATGGCCGACCGCCTCCAGGAAAGCTACGAGGCCGTCGAACAGCAGGTCCGCCATCGCACAGCCGAACTGAAACGGCGTACCGATTCCCTGAGTCTTCTCCAGGCCGTGTCCGCTGCGGCCAATGAGGCGACCAACAGGGACGAGGCGCTGTCGACGGTGTTGAGGCTGGTCTGCCGTCACATGGGCTGGCCGGTCGGGCAGGCGTACCCGGTGGTATCCAAAGGGGCGGAAGGTACCCCCGAGCTGGGCCCTCCTGTGGGTCAGCATGTGGAAGAACAAGCCGTAGCCGCTATGCAGCGGCGTCGGTTCACTGTCGGGCCCTCGTCGGCCGCGCGGGCTGCGCTCGCCTTGCGCGAACCTGTGTGTCAGCCCGTCGCTACAGAGAATGGCATCACATTCGGATCTGCCGAGGAGCCTTGCATCGCAGGGGTCATAGCATTCCCAGTGATGACGGACAACGAAGTGGCTGTTGTCCTGGAATTCTTCACTACCGAGTCCTCACCTCTCAGTGAATCGACCCGGACTCTGATTGCCAATCTCACCACACAGTTGGGACGTGTGGAAGAACGGCAGCGAGCTGTTGCGCTTCGTTTGTCCATGGAGGCTGCCCAATCAGCCAACCGCGCCAAGAGTGCTTTTCTGGCGACGATGAGCCACGAAATCAGAACTCCAATGAACGCGGTCATCGGAATGACGGAACTCCTGCTTGACACTTCCCTCACCGCAGAGCAACACAACTTCGCGGAGGTCGTTCGTAACAGCGCAGACAATCTGCTGGCGATCACTAACGATATCCTTGACTTCTCCAAGTTCGAGGCGGGGAAATTCGACCTGGAAGACATTCCCTTGAATCTGGGTGAATGTGTTGAATCCGCTTTCGATGTCATCATGACTCGCGCGGACGAAAAGGAAAACCTGGAACTGAGGCACGTCATCGATCCTCGTCTGCCGGATGAGGTGCTGGGGGACGGCGTGCGCATCCGTCAAATCCTGATCAACCTGCTCGATAATGCAGTAAAGTTCACCCAATCGGGAGAGGTTGTGCTGTATGTCCGGTACTTCTCGGGCAATCACAGCGACAGCGGCACCTCCGGCCGCAAAGGCTTTCTCTTGCACTTCACCATAAGTGACACCGGCATCGGAATACCGCCGGACCGCATCGAAAAACTGTTCCGGCCATTTGAACAGCTTGACAGTTCCACCACCCGCAGGTTTGGCGGCACGGGCCTGGGCCTAGCGATCAGCCGACGGCTGGCCGAGCTCATGGGAGGTTCAATCTGGGCCGAGAGCGAAGTGGGCCAGGGATCGAAATTCCACTTCACCATCCGTACCCGGGAAGTTCCTGAGGAGATGCGCCGCCAGGACGTCAAGGACACAATCCAGCTCACCGCCAAACGGCTTCTGATCGTTGACGGCAACCCCACCGACCGTATGATCCTCACTCGTCAGGCGGAAGCCTGGGGCATGCGGGTCCGTGAGACCGGATTTCCCTACGAGGCCGCCCAATGGATCAGCAGGGGGGATCCATTCGACGTCGCGATCCTGAACATGCAGATGCCCGATATGGACGGTGTTGTGCTCGCGCGCCAGATCCGCCGCTACCGGGATGCCAAGGCCTTGCCGTTGATGCTGATGACCTCCCTGGGCGAGCCGGATGCGAGCGCCGAGGACATGGACATGTTCTTTGCCCACCACACCAAGCCCGTCAAAGCGGCGCTGCTGCATGCCGACCTGTGTCAAATTCTCTTGGAAAAGCAGGCGTCCTCTCCCGCATCGCCCCAGCCGACGCAGCAGGCACACTCGGGGATGACCGCGCTGCGGATCCTGCTGGCGGAGGACAACAGCGTTAACCGCCAGCTGGCCCTGCGCATGCTACAGAAACTCGGGTACACCGCAGACGCCGTTGAAAACGGTGTCGACGCTGTGAACACTCTCCGAAAGGAGAAATACGACGTGGTCCTCATGGACGTCCACATGCCAATGATGAGTGGACTCGAAGCCGCCAGGAAGATCCATCAGGAATTGCCCACGCATCGACGCCCCAGAATCGTGGCACTGACAGCTAGCGCAATGGTCGAAGACTACGAGGCCTGCCTGGCCGCAGGAATGGATGACTTCATCAGCAAACCACTCCATCTGAATGACCTGAGATCCGTACTGGACAACTGCACGCCCCTGGCATCAGGTGCCCCCGATGGTCCTCACGCCGACGGATAG
- a CDS encoding response regulator, producing MTPERGRVLVVDDDRTNRMMVTYRLEINGIHAEAAESGHQALGIMRTETFDIVLLDILMPQMDGYTTLELMKSDPALRDTPVVMISQLDDMDSVVRCLELGAEDYLPKPLNSLLLMARINGILLRKRLMDMEEDCDNHLGVLIEALNSENDAFDPEPLRSIAGRDDRLGECARAVQRIIPAVSRPPGR from the coding sequence ATGACCCCGGAACGAGGCCGCGTGCTGGTTGTCGACGACGACCGGACGAACCGCATGATGGTGACCTACCGGCTGGAAATCAATGGAATCCATGCAGAGGCTGCCGAGAGTGGACACCAGGCACTCGGCATCATGCGAACGGAAACCTTTGACATCGTCCTGCTCGACATCCTGATGCCCCAGATGGACGGGTACACCACGCTTGAGCTCATGAAAAGCGATCCCGCCCTCCGCGACACACCGGTCGTCATGATCTCCCAGCTCGACGACATGGACAGCGTCGTCCGATGCCTCGAACTCGGAGCAGAGGACTACCTCCCCAAACCTCTTAACTCCCTCCTCCTCATGGCCCGCATCAACGGCATCCTGCTCCGCAAACGCCTCATGGACATGGAGGAGGACTGCGACAACCATCTCGGTGTCCTGATTGAAGCCCTCAACAGTGAGAACGACGCATTCGACCCCGAGCCGCTCCGCTCCATCGCCGGCCGCGACGACCGCCTGGGCGAATGCGCCCGAGCCGTGCAACGAATCATCCCGGCCGTGAGCCGACCACCAGGCCGGTGA